A region of the Mycoplasma capricolum subsp. capricolum ATCC 27343 genome:
GAGTTCTTGTACAACCAATGATAAGTGGTCCTAAAATTATTGGGTTTATTAAACTTAAAATAATTAAGCTTTTTTTCATATATTTTCACCTTATTTTTAATGAGTTTATTAACTTAATAAATGTATAACTTTATTTAGTATATTTCTTTTTGTTAAACAAATTGATTTTTCTTAAATTTTTAATATTATTATTATAATAATTGCTTTATCTCGCTTATTAATTTATTTTGTCTTTGTTTAAATTTAATCAATGAAGAATTAATTTTACCTAAAATATTTTCTTTGTTCTTTAGTTTCACCTTATTTAATAAAATAATTATTCTTTACAATTATTTCTTGTTTTTCTATGTCAGTAATTTTGCAACTATTAACAAAACCTTAATTAAATAGAATACTAATTTCAACTTTATTATCTTATAACTTAGATTAAAAAAATAGTTTTAAAATCTTAATATTAAACTTTTTCATAGACTTTAGTTTTAAATAAAATTTATTAAATATTTATAAATAAGTTTAAGTCAAAAAAATATTAATTAATATCATATACTTCTCTATAATTTTTTATACTTTTTATATATTTTCTTTTTTATTGCTTTTAATTTTAGCAATGTTAATTTTTTTAGTACTAATAGTGTTACTATTATTTGACACAAGAAACAACAAATAAGATTGTGAGAATAATAAAATGGTTGACGTTAATAATTATAAAAGTTTGTTTAATTTACTTTTTTTATTTAAGTGATTTCTCTAAGACTGAAATTTGATCTATTAGACCAAATAATCTTTCTTTAACTTGTTCATATTTCTGTTCTTTTAAAAGATTATTAATTTCATTCTTGTTCTTATAAAATTCTTCTTCTAATTCTTCACCAAAAATATTATTAAATAATTCTTGAAGCTTTAGAACCATAGTTTTTTTCTCTTTTTCTTTAACTATTTCCTTATATTTATCGATGTTTTTTGTAACATTTTGTTCACTTATATTTTCATTAAAAAATGTTAAAAACTCGCTTTGAATTTGATCAATATTTGCATTTTTTAGTCATTTTTCAATTTTATTATTAAGTTCTGAACTTACCTTAGCTATTTTAGAAGTAGAAGTCAATCGTATACTTTTAGAAGTAATGCTTTCTGCAATTTTGCTAATTTCATCTGTATTTTTTTCTTTTATAGCAATAATTATTTTATTTTTAATTTCATTAATAAACTCTTCAGCTTTCTCTTCTTTTTCCTTCTTTGAAATAGGTTTTTCTACAGATGACTCATCTCCTTGAATATTATGATCATTATCTTTTAATCCATTGTTAGAATTTTGTTCAGAATTAGAATCTGTTTTTGTGACTGTTTCTGTAGATTCTCTTTTTTCATCTGAAATATTATTTTTAGAATTTTCTTTGTTTTTTTCTTCAACTTTTACTTTATTGTTAGGTTTTTTACAAGAAACAATAGCAAATGAAGTAGTTAAAATTGTTAAAGAGCTCAATGTTGTTAAAAACTTTTTCATATTTTCACCTATTACTTTAATTTATTTAATCAATGATTTTTCAAATTTAGCTGTTTCATTTATTAAGCTAAATATTTTTTGTTTCAATTTATCATACATTTTACTATTTATTAAATAGTTAATAGAATTTGAAAGTTCTTCTGCTTTTTCATCGAACTCCACTTTTATAGACATTTCAAATAATTTTACAAGTATTTCATAAATTTTTTCTTCATTATTCTCTTTTACTTCTGATAAAAATGCGCTTAATTTCTTTTTATTTTCTTCAGTTATTTTTTCAGAACTTTTAGTAGCTTTAGAAAAATTAATAGTTATCTCTCTTTTGATTTCCTCAAATTTGGATTCATCTAAAAGTTTTTTTATCTTTTTCTCATTTTCTAACGCTTTTTTACTAATACTATTTGCCAATAAAATATTTAAATTTTTAAAAATAAGTTCTTTAGAAAAAAAATTTAACTCTTCATATTCTTTTTTCTCTAACAAATCTATAACCCGCTTTTTAAAATCATTAGCAGCAGAATCTATTTTTTCTATTTTTGCTTTTTGTTCTTTAGTTAACCTTAAAGCAATATCATAACCAGTTGGACTATCTATAAATACTTTATTTCAATTGTTTAAAAACTCTTTTTGTTTATCTAATTTATTTTTATTAGTTGAATTATCTTCTGTTTTTTCTATTTTATTCTTGTTATTATCTATGTTTTTATTACTATCTTCTTTTTTATTATTAATCTTTTGATTACTATTTGATACTTTACAAGAAACAATAGCAAATGAAGTAGTTAAAATTATTGATAAACCTAGTATTGTTAAGAATTTTTTCATATCTTTTCCTTAATTTTTAAATAAGTTAATATTTTACATTTAACTTATACCAATTAATTTTTTTAATTTTTAAAAATTACTTATTTTTTAATTAAAAAATGAAAAACACTTTATATTTTAAAATATTTATTAAATACATTAATAAAACCATAAAAAATAAAGACTAAAAAATAAGATTTACTAAAATAAACTAAAAAAGTTTTTTGTTTTATTTTAATCTATCTTATTATCAACATCTTTAATTTTATTAGCAATCATATTTGCAATATAGTTTGGATCATCAACATTAGCATCAATTACTCAAAACGGAATCACTTCTTTATAAATGTCATATCAAAATTCATAAGCTTTTGTTAAATTTAATCAAAATAAATCATTTGTATCTAATTCAACATCTCTTGATCTCTTATTAATTCTTCTAATAGCTTTTTGTGGCTCAACTTTTAAATATATTACAATATCAAAAATTTTATTATTAGTTTGGCAATCAAATATATTTGGTAAAATGCAAGTTAAAAAATAATCTTTAAAAACATTATAATCTCTATCATCTAAACGATTATACATATGATCAGTTTGGCTAAAAACCATTGAATCTAATATACTTCTATCATAAATTACGTTTTGATGATTTTTATATTTAATAAATGTTTTCATTCGATCAGTTAGCATCCATAAATCTAGTTTATAATTATAGTCTTGTACATCAGAATTACTATCATCATAAGCTTTATTAAAATAAGGACAATCTAAACTAGTTTCGTTAACAAAAACATATTTTTTATCTAAAAGTTTTTTAAGATTTTCTAATAAAGTTGTTTTACCCGCTCCTGTTGTTCCAAAAATAGCTATTCTCATCTTCTCACCAAATTAACTAGTTTTTTATTTTATTTTAAAATATAAATCATTTAAAATTTCAAAAATTGTTATAGAAGCTTGATTTATAAATTTATCAAATTGTACCATATTAGAATCATTTAAAAACATTAGATCACTAACAACTTTAATACTACTAATTGGTTTTTTATATAAAAAAGCTGTATGAAATAAACTACAAGCTTCCATATCAACTAGATCTATTTTTTGATTTAGCTTATTAATAAATTGTTTTAAATGCTCTTGTTTATTAATAAAAACATCACCAGAAGCAATATTTGCTATTTTATAATTTAAAGATAAATTTAATTTAGTTGCTAAAAAATATTTAGGTAGTTTTGGAATTTGACCATATGAATAATTAAATCCAGTAACATCAACACTAAAATAATAAGCTTTATTAACTAGTATAATATCATTTTGTTTAAAGTCTTGATTTAAACTACCACAAGTTCCTATATTTAAAATTTGATCAATTTGATAATTATTTAATAAATAACTTAAACTACAACTAGCATTTACTAACCCAATTCCACTAATACATAATAATATATCTTGATATTGATATAACTTTAAAATATCATTATCAATAATTAATTTTGCATTAGTTTTTTTAAGACTATATTCTAGTTCTTCATACATTGCACTAATTACTAATTTCATATTATTTTTCATCTTTTAAAAAATGTTGAACCGTTTTTATTAACATAGAACCAATATTTTCTTTACCATGTTTTTTTATAGCTAAATCATATTGATTTTTTAATAAAACTTTAAATCCCTTCATTAAATCTGTAAAGCATAATTCTCTTAATTGTTCAACATTTTCATAATTTCTTTCAATACTAATTTTATCTGCACAAAAAACTATAATGTCTAATTTAGTCATTTTCTCACTACCAACAGTGTGATTAAAAACAGCACTTAAAATTTCTTGATCATCAATTAGTCAATCATATAATAAGTGCAAATAAGCTGTATATGAGTGTCAAACTGGATAAGGTTCATTAATTAGTTGTGGTAAATAAGTTTTTAAATAATTTAAAGATTTTTCTTTTGATCATCTTTTTGTAATATCATGAAGTGTTCCAGCAATTAAAGCTTTTTTAGGATCTACATCTCATTTAATTGCTAAATCATAAGCCATTTTTCCAACATTTAAACAATGATTATAACGTTCAAGGTCCATTTTAGTTTCCATACGTTCGTATAAATACATTAAATTATAATTAACATAATCGTTAATTTCTTTAATTTGTTTGTCTAAATGTTTTAAATTTCTTATATCAGTAGAGCTTAAATGATTATTTTCAAATTCAAATAATTCTAAATGATATTTATTTAAAACTGTTTTATTATAGTTTTCATTTCTTTTAAAAACTTTAAAATCAATCATTTCAATTAGTTCATTAAAATTATTTCATTCTTCAAAACGATCTAATTGATCTGATCCCATAATAAAAGAAAAGGAATCGTTTTTATAAGTCTTTAAAATATGTTTAACTGTTTGATATGTTGGAGTAGATTTTTGTTTTTTAATTTCATAATTATAAATTTTTATATAATCAAATTTATTTTTAATAATTTCTAGCATATTTAAACGATCTTTTATACTACTATTTTGTTTAGTTTTAAAAGGATTCAAATAAGCAGGAATTAATCAAACTTCATCAAAATTTAATTTTTCATAACAAGTTTTTATAATATTAACATGATCAGTATGAATTGGATCAAAACTACCGCCAAATAGAGCTATTTTTTTACTCATTACTTCACCTAAATTGTCTAATTTTGTTGTTTTTCTTTTTCTTTTTTAATAATTAAATTGATTTCTTGATCAATAATCTCTTGAATATCTTGTTGTTTTGTTTGATTAGTATTTTTCTTTTTTTGAATAAAATAAGTCAAAATAAAAATTAATAATGACAATATAGCAATAACAGCAAAAACCAAAATAAAAATTCGAAAAGGTATAGCAATTCCAAACACTTCAATAGGTTTAAAATGATACTTATTTAATTGTCAAAACATTTATTTTGCCCTTTCTTTTATCTTTGAATTTTTTTTGGCTTTATAGCTAGCATTCTTTTGTGTTTACTAATTTTATGTAAATAATCAATACGTTTTTTTAATTTAGGATCGTTATTTTGTTTTAGTAAATAGCTATCAATCAAATCATAACTAAATCCAATTTCACCTTCATCAGTTTGTCCTTCTCACAATCCTGCTGTTGGTTTTCTGTTAATTATTAATTCAGGAACATTTAAAATTTTAGCAGCTTTTTTAACTTCAGATTTTAATAAATGAATAATAGGAACTACATCAACTCCACCATCACCGTACTTAGTAAAATAACCTATATGTCATTCATCTAAATTATCAGTCCCTAAAACTAAATATTTTTTAGTTTGAGCAATTGTATATAAAGTTGTCATTCTCAATCTGGCTTTAGAATTTGAAATAGCTAGTAAATTTGGTTTTTCATCTAAATTAGAGAAGCTATTTTTAAATGCATCAAAGCTAGCTTCTAAATTAACTTCAATATTTTTTAACTGATTAGTTTTAATAAGCTCATTAACACAATCATAATCTAGTTGTGAAGAATAAATTGGCATTCATACAGTTAAATAATTATCTGGAAAAGCACGTTTTGCTAGATTTGCAACAACTGCTGAATCAATTCCTCCACTAATTCCAACAACAACACCATCACATTTAGCCTTTTTTACAGTTTGTTGAATAAATTCAACCAAATAATCTAAATATTGTTTTAAATTAGTTTGCATATTAATCTGTTCACTCCAATTCATAATCAAAAACTTTTACAAAATCACCTTTTTTAATGCCTTTTTTAACTAATGTTTCATAAACACCAGTTTCTTTTAATTTTTCATTAAACATTAACAAGTTATCTTCAGTTCATATTGGAAATTTTTGATAAATTTTAAAAATTGTTTCTCCAGCAATCTCTCAACGATTATTACCTTTGTTATAAACTTGAATATCTTCTTTTTGTTCTTCAAATTTATAAATTGCTATTTCATCTTGATCATTATTTTTATCTAATTCTCATAAAGGTTGTTTTTTTGCGATTTTTAATTCTTCATAAATCATAAATAGTAATTGATCTATATTTTCTTTTTTTAAACCTGAAATTTGTACAACTTTTTTATTTTTAAAATAATTTATTATTTTTTCATCTAATAAATTTAACTGAGCTTCATCTAAGTCCATTTTATTTAAAACAATAATTTCAGCTCTTTTTTCTAAATTTAAATTATAAGCTTTTAATTCATTTCTAATTAATTCATAATTTTTAATAATATCTTCTGAACCAAAATTTCCAGAAGCATCAATTATATGACAAATTACTAAACATCTTTCAATATGTTTTAAAAATTGATGACCAAGACCTTTTCCTAAACTAGCTCCTTGAATTAATCCAGGTAAATCAGCTACTATAAAAGTATCATTATTTTTAGTTCTAGCAACTCCAAGTTGTGGATTAATTGTAGTAAATGGATAATCTGCAACAACAGGTTTTGAATTAGAAATTGCTCTTAATAAAGTTGATTTTCCAGCATTTGGTAAACCAACAAATCCAACATCAGCTAATACTTTTAATTCAGCTCTAATTTCAAATTCTTGGCCTAGTTCTCCGGCTTCAAAAATAGTTGGGGCTTTGTTTCTTGAATTTGCAAATCTTGCATTTCCTTTTCCACCCTTTCCACCTTTAGCAATTAAAACTAATTTATTATTTTCATTAATATCAGCTAATATAGTATTAGTTTTTTTATCATATAAAATAGTTCCTACAGGCACTTTAATGATTTTATCTTCACCATTAGCACCGTGCATATTTTTAATATCGCCTTTAAAACCATCTTGAGCACTATATTTTTTTTGTAATTTTAGATCTAATAATGAGTGTTTGCCTTCATCTCCTTGAAAATAAACAGATCCGCCATCACCACCATCACCACCATTAGGACCACCATTAGGAACAAATAAAGCATGTAAAAAACTAACTGCTCCATCTCCACCTTTTCCAGCCTTAATAATTAAATCAGCAGAATCAACAAATTTCATATAGCACCTACTTTATACTTGTTATCTATAATATTTTATTATTATTAAATTATCTTTTAAAAATTTCTCTCTAATTGCTTTTATTAGTTAAAGTATTTCAACATTCATCACACAAAAAAGTAGGGATGTTATTTTTAAAATTACTTTCTTCTAAATTTTCTCAAATATTAATTTGTTGTTTAACTAGTTGTTCAACTTCTTTTTCACTTAATTTGTTAGTTTTTTTTAACATTGTTCCAATTGGAGTTGGTGATCAATTTATTACAAAACTAATTTCATAATTATCACACAAAGAACAAGTAATGTTAAAAAATTTAACCATAAAAAAATTATAATCTCTAAAATATTTATAATTCTTAGAATCAAAATTAACTTTCATAACCAAAAACACCACTTCTTTTAATATCAATAATTATTTTATCTACACTTGCTTGGCTAAATTCTATACTTTTATTTAATCTCTTAGTATCAAATTCTAAATTATTTAATTGATAAGATATATAAATTATTGCTATAATAACATCATTTGCATTTAATGATTCAACATACGGAAATTTGTATAAAAAATATGAAAAAAGCACTTGTTTACAAGTTTGAATTAAAAAAATATCTTTTTGATTTATAATTTCTAAAATTTGGTTTTCAACTTGATAGTAAGTATTATAAATTTCTTTTATATTCAATAATTTTGGAATAACTAAAAAACTAGTTTTTTTATCTTTAAGCACTTCAAATTCTTGATCTATTTGTTGATCAGATAAACTAATTAATAATAATGACTTATTTTCATAAACATTATTTATATTAAGTAAATACTTTTTTATCTCATCAATAATTAGTCTAATATTAATATTTATTAAATTTTTAATACCAACAATTTGATCTAAATTATTTTTTGAATTTAATAAAGCTTTAATTTCTGAAATACTATATGTTTTATTTAATTGGTGATATTGTTTTTCTTTAATTTCTTTTTTTATTTTATAAAGAGATTTTTCAAAATCACTTGGAATATAGCTAATTTCTAATTCTTGATTAATAATATCTAAAGCTTTAGTTAGGTTATTTTTTTCAACTAGTTCTTTAATTTTTTTTAATATTTGATCATAATAATTTGCCATAATAATTTTTTTCTAAAACAAAAAATCGTGCTTAGCACGATTTTAATGATTCTAAATGGTGCCCACGAGAAGGCTCGAACTTCCGACCTCACGCTTAGAAGGCGCGTGCTCTATCCTACTGAGCTACATGGGCATAATAATCATATATAAATTTATCATATTTATATACGAAAATAAACAATATAAATTAATTTTTAAAATTTTCTAGTTTATGAATAATCAATAGTGTCTGACTATAATCGTCTTTATTTTTTACATGTTTAAAATTTGATAAAAGTTTAGATATTTTATAAGTTATTTCATTAATAGTCTTTTTATCATATAAAGCTTTTTTTCTTTTGTATGGTCCAAAAGTAATAATAAAATATTTCATAATTAATTCTCATGAGTAATTAAATCTTTTAGCAGTTGAAGGAACTAAGCTTAAAATTAGAGAAATAATTTTTAACATATTTGCTAATTGATTATTAGTTTTTAAAAATTCTAATCTAAAATCTTTTTTAATGATTTCTTTTAAAACATTTTGACTAATTTGAATATCTTCTAAACTAATTGAATTATATTGTTTTTTATACATATTGTTATC
Encoded here:
- a CDS encoding TIGR04561 family membrane protein; the protein is MFWQLNKYHFKPIEVFGIAIPFRIFILVFAVIAILSLLIFILTYFIQKKKNTNQTKQQDIQEIIDQEINLIIKKEKEKQQN
- a CDS encoding deoxynucleoside kinase — translated: MRIAIFGTTGAGKTTLLENLKKLLDKKYVFVNETSLDCPYFNKAYDDSNSDVQDYNYKLDLWMLTDRMKTFIKYKNHQNVIYDRSILDSMVFSQTDHMYNRLDDRDYNVFKDYFLTCILPNIFDCQTNNKIFDIVIYLKVEPQKAIRRINKRSRDVELDTNDLFWLNLTKAYEFWYDIYKEVIPFWVIDANVDDPNYIANMIANKIKDVDNKID
- the mtnN gene encoding 5'-methylthioadenosine/S-adenosylhomocysteine nucleosidase, with the protein product MKLVISAMYEELEYSLKKTNAKLIIDNDILKLYQYQDILLCISGIGLVNASCSLSYLLNNYQIDQILNIGTCGSLNQDFKQNDIILVNKAYYFSVDVTGFNYSYGQIPKLPKYFLATKLNLSLNYKIANIASGDVFINKQEHLKQFINKLNQKIDLVDMEACSLFHTAFLYKKPISSIKVVSDLMFLNDSNMVQFDKFINQASITIFEILNDLYFKIK
- the obgE gene encoding GTPase ObgE — encoded protein: MKFVDSADLIIKAGKGGDGAVSFLHALFVPNGGPNGGDGGDGGSVYFQGDEGKHSLLDLKLQKKYSAQDGFKGDIKNMHGANGEDKIIKVPVGTILYDKKTNTILADINENNKLVLIAKGGKGGKGNARFANSRNKAPTIFEAGELGQEFEIRAELKVLADVGFVGLPNAGKSTLLRAISNSKPVVADYPFTTINPQLGVARTKNNDTFIVADLPGLIQGASLGKGLGHQFLKHIERCLVICHIIDASGNFGSEDIIKNYELIRNELKAYNLNLEKRAEIIVLNKMDLDEAQLNLLDEKIINYFKNKKVVQISGLKKENIDQLLFMIYEELKIAKKQPLWELDKNNDQDEIAIYKFEEQKEDIQVYNKGNNRWEIAGETIFKIYQKFPIWTEDNLLMFNEKLKETGVYETLVKKGIKKGDFVKVFDYELEWTD
- a CDS encoding nicotinate-nucleotide adenylyltransferase; protein product: MSKKIALFGGSFDPIHTDHVNIIKTCYEKLNFDEVWLIPAYLNPFKTKQNSSIKDRLNMLEIIKNKFDYIKIYNYEIKKQKSTPTYQTVKHILKTYKNDSFSFIMGSDQLDRFEEWNNFNELIEMIDFKVFKRNENYNKTVLNKYHLELFEFENNHLSSTDIRNLKHLDKQIKEINDYVNYNLMYLYERMETKMDLERYNHCLNVGKMAYDLAIKWDVDPKKALIAGTLHDITKRWSKEKSLNYLKTYLPQLINEPYPVWHSYTAYLHLLYDWLIDDQEILSAVFNHTVGSEKMTKLDIIVFCADKISIERNYENVEQLRELCFTDLMKGFKVLLKNQYDLAIKKHGKENIGSMLIKTVQHFLKDEK
- a CDS encoding DUF3196 family protein, whose amino-acid sequence is MANYYDQILKKIKELVEKNNLTKALDIINQELEISYIPSDFEKSLYKIKKEIKEKQYHQLNKTYSISEIKALLNSKNNLDQIVGIKNLININIRLIIDEIKKYLLNINNVYENKSLLLISLSDQQIDQEFEVLKDKKTSFLVIPKLLNIKEIYNTYYQVENQILEIINQKDIFLIQTCKQVLFSYFLYKFPYVESLNANDVIIAIIYISYQLNNLEFDTKRLNKSIEFSQASVDKIIIDIKRSGVFGYES
- a CDS encoding MAG6090-like repeat-containing lipoprotein; this translates as MKKFLTILGLSIILTTSFAIVSCKVSNSNQKINNKKEDSNKNIDNNKNKIEKTEDNSTNKNKLDKQKEFLNNWNKVFIDSPTGYDIALRLTKEQKAKIEKIDSAANDFKKRVIDLLEKKEYEELNFFSKELIFKNLNILLANSISKKALENEKKIKKLLDESKFEEIKREITINFSKATKSSEKITEENKKKLSAFLSEVKENNEEKIYEILVKLFEMSIKVEFDEKAEELSNSINYLINSKMYDKLKQKIFSLINETAKFEKSLIK
- the nadE gene encoding NAD(+) synthase encodes the protein MQTNLKQYLDYLVEFIQQTVKKAKCDGVVVGISGGIDSAVVANLAKRAFPDNYLTVWMPIYSSQLDYDCVNELIKTNQLKNIEVNLEASFDAFKNSFSNLDEKPNLLAISNSKARLRMTTLYTIAQTKKYLVLGTDNLDEWHIGYFTKYGDGGVDVVPIIHLLKSEVKKAAKILNVPELIINRKPTAGLWEGQTDEGEIGFSYDLIDSYLLKQNNDPKLKKRIDYLHKISKHKRMLAIKPKKIQR